The following proteins are encoded in a genomic region of Bradyrhizobium sp. SK17:
- a CDS encoding helix-turn-helix domain-containing protein: MTLAATELCLRAAAVTLLLVLAASMFADFRNVLAGRLVIAFALGAAAHAVTASIGAGEPISVWHAPLIALATGDMVVFWLFTRALFDDGFVLRWWHGLICAAVVAFSFVNCMWIAPRGHAQAAITTVNLLGLVFIALAVAQTVGSWSADLVERRRRVRVFIVVASALYGGMNALLQIAYAGSRVTVEWANLLNAGVLAAIVAGITWAMMRVDGAELFATPVEPVIANAPPAAMEEIADQKLVNTLMRLMADERIYRQDNVTIGMLATRLKIPEYRLRRLINQRLGYRNFNVFLNNHRIEEAKAALADPTQAEVPVITIAMDAGFQSLGPFNRAFKATTGVTPTEYRKLKASAA; the protein is encoded by the coding sequence ATGACATTGGCCGCAACCGAACTCTGCCTGCGCGCCGCCGCGGTGACGCTGCTGCTGGTGCTTGCAGCCTCGATGTTCGCGGATTTCCGCAACGTGCTGGCGGGGCGGCTCGTGATCGCCTTCGCGCTCGGCGCGGCCGCGCATGCGGTGACCGCGTCGATCGGCGCCGGGGAGCCGATCTCGGTCTGGCACGCGCCGCTGATCGCGCTTGCGACCGGCGACATGGTGGTGTTCTGGCTGTTCACCCGCGCGCTGTTCGATGATGGCTTCGTGCTGCGTTGGTGGCACGGTCTGATCTGTGCCGCGGTGGTCGCATTCAGCTTCGTCAATTGCATGTGGATCGCGCCCCGCGGCCACGCGCAGGCAGCGATCACCACGGTCAATCTGCTGGGGCTCGTCTTCATCGCGCTTGCCGTGGCGCAGACCGTCGGATCATGGTCGGCGGATCTGGTCGAGCGCCGCCGCCGCGTTCGTGTCTTTATCGTGGTGGCGTCGGCGCTGTATGGCGGAATGAACGCGCTGCTACAGATCGCCTATGCCGGCAGCCGGGTGACCGTGGAGTGGGCCAACCTGCTCAACGCGGGCGTGCTCGCCGCCATCGTCGCAGGTATCACCTGGGCCATGATGCGCGTCGATGGCGCCGAGCTGTTCGCCACGCCGGTCGAGCCCGTCATTGCCAACGCGCCGCCGGCCGCGATGGAGGAGATAGCCGACCAGAAGCTGGTCAATACCCTGATGCGGCTGATGGCGGACGAGCGGATCTACCGCCAGGACAACGTCACCATCGGCATGCTGGCGACCCGGCTCAAGATTCCCGAATACCGGTTGCGGCGGCTGATCAACCAGCGGCTCGGCTATCGCAATTTCAACGTCTTCCTCAACAACCACCGCATCGAGGAAGCCAAGGCCGCGCTCGCCGATCCCACCCAGGCCGAAGTCCCGGTCATCACCATCGCGATGGACGCCGGCTTCCAGTCGCTCGGCCCGTTCAATCGCGCCTTCAAGGCCACCACCGGCGTGACCCCAACCGAGTACCGCAAGCTGAAGGCGAGCGCGGCGTGA
- a CDS encoding GNAT family N-acetyltransferase → MVSLLRPNANLLRVDGPVIETARLILRPWRVSDIADNTRMLSDPETARFITPDHQPITSELKGWRNAAVISGHWALHGFGMFAVEEKSSARYIGRVGPYYPPGWPGFEVGWGIAREHRGQGYAVEAARAAIDFVFDNFTLDRIIHCIDPANVASQAVARRLGADNEGPGRLEGDVVDIWVTTRQRWRRDPA, encoded by the coding sequence ATGGTTTCGCTGCTGAGGCCTAATGCAAACCTGCTGCGTGTCGATGGTCCCGTGATCGAGACCGCGCGGCTCATCCTGCGGCCATGGCGCGTATCCGATATCGCTGACAACACGCGGATGCTGTCCGATCCCGAGACGGCGCGCTTCATCACGCCGGATCATCAGCCCATCACGTCGGAGCTGAAGGGCTGGCGCAACGCTGCCGTGATCTCGGGCCATTGGGCGCTGCATGGCTTCGGCATGTTCGCGGTCGAGGAGAAATCGTCCGCCCGTTATATCGGCCGCGTCGGGCCGTATTATCCGCCGGGCTGGCCGGGCTTCGAGGTCGGCTGGGGCATCGCCCGGGAGCATCGCGGCCAGGGCTATGCGGTCGAGGCGGCGCGCGCCGCGATCGATTTTGTGTTCGACAATTTCACGCTCGACCGCATCATCCATTGCATCGATCCGGCCAATGTCGCGTCCCAGGCGGTGGCGCGGCGGCTCGGCGCCGACAATGAGGGGCCGGGTCGGCTCGAGGGCGATGTCGTCGATATCTGGGTCACGACACGCCAGCGCTGGCGCCGCGATCCGGCTTGA
- a CDS encoding pirin family protein: MSWQPSTDPELGDPQTCDALDLIIVPRTRDLGDGFAVRRALPHGKRQMVGPFIFFDHFGPVQYLAGKGMDVRPHPHIGLATVTYLFDGSIMHRDSEGNIQEIQPGAMNLMTAGRGIAHSERTPDVQRRDGQKMLGLQSWIALPAGKEEIAPSFQHYGAGDLPMISERDFTARVIAGSAFGITSPVSMVSPWFYTEVTAQAGTSVPLDPDHEERAIYIVDGEVEIAGDRHEGPRLLIFRPGDRITVKTLRPTRMMFLGGDALEGPRHIWWNFVSSSKERIEQAKQDWKTGRFAQVPQEHEFIPLPE; encoded by the coding sequence ATGAGCTGGCAGCCCTCGACCGATCCCGAACTCGGTGATCCCCAAACCTGCGACGCGCTGGACCTGATCATCGTGCCGCGCACCCGCGATCTCGGCGACGGCTTTGCGGTGCGACGCGCGCTGCCGCATGGCAAGCGGCAGATGGTCGGGCCGTTCATCTTCTTCGACCATTTCGGCCCGGTGCAATATCTCGCCGGCAAGGGCATGGACGTGCGGCCGCATCCGCATATCGGGCTCGCCACCGTCACCTATCTGTTCGACGGCAGCATCATGCACCGCGACAGCGAGGGCAACATCCAGGAGATCCAGCCCGGCGCGATGAATTTGATGACCGCGGGCCGCGGCATCGCGCATTCCGAACGTACCCCCGACGTGCAGCGCCGCGACGGCCAGAAGATGCTGGGCCTGCAAAGCTGGATCGCGCTGCCGGCCGGCAAGGAAGAGATCGCGCCGTCGTTCCAGCATTATGGCGCGGGCGACCTGCCGATGATTTCCGAGCGCGACTTCACCGCGCGGGTGATCGCGGGCTCGGCGTTCGGCATCACCTCACCGGTCAGCATGGTCTCGCCCTGGTTCTACACCGAAGTCACCGCGCAGGCCGGCACCAGCGTGCCGCTCGACCCCGATCATGAGGAGCGCGCGATCTACATCGTCGACGGCGAGGTCGAGATCGCGGGCGATCGCCATGAGGGGCCGCGGCTCCTGATCTTCCGGCCCGGCGACCGCATCACCGTGAAGACGCTGCGGCCGACCCGCATGATGTTCCTCGGCGGCGACGCGCTGGAAGGGCCGCGCCACATCTGGTGGAATTTCGTCTCGTCATCGAAGGAGCGGATCGAACAGGCCAAACAGGACTGGAAAACCGGCCGTTTCGCCCAGGTTCCGCAGGAACACGAGTTCATTCCGCTGCCGGAGTGA
- a CDS encoding phosphoribosylaminoimidazolesuccinocarboxamide synthase: MTAMLTSDLPLPRIGRGKVRDIYAVGDDRVLLLTTDRISAFDVVMAETIPMKGAVLTQISAWWFRQLESTVPHHMISADADEIIRAVPELKNHRDDILGRAMLCQRTTVFPIECVIRGYISGSAWKEYAAAGTLAGEKLPAGLVESQKLEPAIFSPATKAEAGHDENITVARVREIVGADVASTLEKMARDVYAYGEQTSRARGIIIADTKFEFGRDKDGRIILIDEVMTPDSSRFWAVDAYKPGQPQPSFDKQPLRDYLDIERRAGRWNGDAPAPPLPASVVDATSKRYLEAYRRVTGSELKI; this comes from the coding sequence ATGACCGCGATGCTGACAAGCGATTTGCCCCTGCCCCGGATCGGCCGCGGCAAGGTGCGCGACATCTACGCCGTCGGCGACGATCGCGTGCTGCTGCTCACCACCGACCGCATCTCGGCGTTCGACGTGGTGATGGCGGAAACCATTCCGATGAAGGGCGCGGTGCTGACCCAGATCAGCGCCTGGTGGTTCCGGCAACTCGAAAGCACCGTGCCGCATCACATGATCAGCGCCGATGCCGACGAGATCATCCGCGCGGTACCAGAACTGAAGAACCATCGTGACGACATCCTCGGCCGCGCGATGCTGTGCCAGCGCACCACCGTGTTCCCGATCGAATGCGTGATCCGCGGTTACATCTCAGGCTCGGCCTGGAAAGAGTACGCCGCCGCGGGCACGCTCGCCGGCGAGAAGCTGCCGGCGGGGCTGGTCGAGAGCCAAAAGCTCGAACCCGCGATCTTCAGCCCGGCGACCAAGGCCGAGGCCGGCCATGACGAGAACATCACGGTTGCGCGGGTGCGCGAGATCGTCGGTGCCGATGTTGCCTCGACGCTGGAGAAGATGGCGCGCGATGTCTACGCTTACGGCGAACAGACCAGCCGCGCGCGCGGCATCATCATCGCCGATACCAAGTTCGAGTTCGGGCGCGACAAGGACGGTCGCATCATCCTGATCGACGAGGTGATGACGCCGGACTCCTCGCGGTTCTGGGCGGTCGATGCCTACAAGCCGGGCCAGCCGCAGCCGAGCTTCGACAAGCAGCCGCTGCGCGACTATCTCGACATCGAGCGCCGCGCCGGCCGCTGGAACGGCGACGCCCCGGCGCCGCCGCTGCCGGCGAGTGTGGTGGACGCCACCAGCAAGCGGTATCTCGAAGCGTATCGCCGCGTGACCGGAAGCGAGCTGAAGATCTAG
- a CDS encoding zinc-binding dehydrogenase, with product MRQLTYVGGNKVEWWDVPAPTLQDDGDALVQPLAVTRCDLDLAIVHGRSGLQGPFALGHETAGRITAVGDRVKSFAPGDLVIVPFQISCGTCDRCRRGHTNACTAVPFRSSYGLKPVCGVEYGGGLSDLIRVPFADHMLVRQPEGHALSQTAGLADGATDGFSAVARLLRQWPGAAVLVIGGFAQSLAMFAVQAALACGAGRVVYLDDHSPRLAKAKALGADIVEAPAGLVMEPPGLFPIVIDAAATDASILLAFRATEPNGLCQRMYGDFAATTPVPLRHMYGVGITLRVSRVNVRAELPDCVAHVTAGHYHPEHVITRRVRFEDAHEAIGDPTIRVAFVHDGIA from the coding sequence ATGCGGCAATTGACTTATGTCGGCGGCAACAAGGTCGAATGGTGGGACGTTCCCGCACCGACCTTGCAGGATGATGGCGACGCGCTGGTGCAGCCGCTTGCGGTGACGCGTTGCGATCTCGACCTTGCGATCGTGCACGGCCGATCGGGCCTGCAAGGGCCATTCGCGCTCGGGCACGAGACGGCCGGCCGCATCACCGCGGTCGGCGATCGGGTGAAGAGTTTTGCGCCCGGCGATCTCGTGATCGTGCCATTCCAGATCAGCTGCGGCACCTGCGACCGGTGCCGGCGCGGCCACACCAATGCCTGCACGGCGGTGCCGTTTCGCTCGTCCTACGGGCTGAAGCCGGTTTGCGGCGTCGAATATGGCGGCGGACTGTCCGACCTGATCCGTGTGCCGTTCGCCGATCACATGCTGGTGCGACAGCCGGAGGGCCATGCGCTATCGCAGACCGCGGGGCTGGCCGACGGCGCGACCGACGGCTTTTCCGCGGTGGCGCGCTTGCTGCGGCAATGGCCCGGCGCGGCTGTGCTGGTGATCGGCGGGTTCGCGCAATCGCTTGCGATGTTCGCGGTGCAGGCCGCGTTGGCGTGCGGTGCGGGCCGCGTCGTCTATCTCGACGACCATTCGCCGCGGCTGGCCAAGGCAAAGGCACTGGGCGCCGATATCGTCGAGGCGCCGGCGGGTCTGGTGATGGAGCCACCCGGCCTGTTCCCGATCGTGATCGACGCCGCGGCAACCGACGCCAGCATCCTCCTGGCCTTCCGTGCAACCGAACCGAACGGCCTCTGCCAGCGCATGTATGGCGACTTCGCCGCGACCACGCCGGTGCCGCTGCGGCACATGTACGGCGTCGGAATCACGCTGAGGGTCAGCCGCGTCAATGTGCGTGCCGAACTGCCCGACTGCGTTGCGCATGTTACGGCGGGACACTACCACCCGGAGCATGTGATCACCCGCCGCGTCCGGTTCGAGGATGCGCATGAGGCGATCGGCGATCCGACCATCCGCGTCGCCTTCGTTCACGATGGCATCGCCTGA
- a CDS encoding crotonase/enoyl-CoA hydratase family protein produces MTEPDSVLVERDGPITIVSINRPHNRNAVDGATARKLYDAFTAFDADANASVAVFTGTGGTFCAGADLKAVAAGDPERKREIGGHDTIAPMGPSRMRLSKPVIAAIEGFAVAGGMELALWADMRVVAEDATFGVFCRRFGVPLIDLGTIRLPRLIGHSQAIDLILTGRPVSGAEAHRIGLANRLVPKGETRAHAIALAREIAQFPQTCLRADRLSALRQWDLEEEEAIRNEMRGGLDVIASGETLSGATRFASGIGRHGAFGNQGGG; encoded by the coding sequence ATGACCGAACCCGACAGCGTGCTCGTCGAGCGCGATGGTCCGATCACCATCGTCTCGATCAACCGTCCGCACAACCGCAACGCGGTCGATGGCGCGACCGCGCGCAAATTGTATGACGCGTTCACGGCCTTCGATGCCGACGCCAACGCATCGGTCGCGGTGTTCACCGGCACCGGCGGCACGTTCTGCGCCGGCGCCGATCTCAAGGCGGTGGCGGCGGGTGATCCCGAGAGGAAGCGCGAGATCGGCGGCCATGACACCATCGCGCCGATGGGACCGAGCCGGATGCGGCTGTCGAAGCCGGTGATCGCCGCGATCGAAGGCTTCGCCGTCGCCGGCGGCATGGAGCTCGCGCTGTGGGCCGATATGCGCGTCGTCGCCGAGGACGCGACCTTCGGCGTGTTCTGCCGCCGCTTCGGCGTGCCGCTGATCGATCTCGGCACCATCCGTCTGCCGCGACTGATCGGCCATTCGCAAGCGATCGATCTGATCCTCACCGGACGCCCGGTGAGCGGCGCTGAAGCCCACCGCATCGGGCTTGCCAACCGCCTGGTGCCGAAGGGCGAGACGCGCGCGCACGCCATCGCGCTCGCCAGGGAGATCGCCCAGTTCCCGCAGACCTGCTTGCGCGCCGACCGCCTGTCGGCGCTGCGGCAGTGGGACCTCGAGGAAGAAGAAGCGATCAGGAACGAGATGCGCGGCGGGCTCGACGTGATCGCGTCAGGCGAGACGCTGTCCGGCGCGACGCGATTCGCCTCAGGCATCGGGCGTCACGGCGCCTTCGGCAACCAGGGCGGCGGCTAG